The nucleotide sequence TCGCCGAATACTTTGCCGAGGGCGAGGCGGCGAAGGCGACGCGTCATGCGCGGGTGGCGCAGGCGATTCATCGCGGGCTTGCGGCTCTGGGGCTGAAGGAGGCGATCCGCCCGGAGATTCAGTCGGGACTCGTCGTCTCCGTGCTTTATCCTGCGGATGAGCACTGGGATTTTGACCGCGTGCACGACTACTGCTATGCGCATGGCTTCACGATCTATCCGGGCAAGATGCAGGAGAAGGGGACGTTTCGCCTGTGCGCGCTCGGCGCGATCGACGAGGCGGATATTGAGAAGTTTTTCCGCGTGCTGAGAGAAGCTCTTGTGGAATTGGGTATGGTTTTGCCGAAGAATTGATACGGCAATGAATAGGGCAGGAGAGACAGAAGACAGATGAATCGCTGGCAGGAAATCTGGAATAAGAGAAGCGCACAGCTTGCAGGCATTGATCGCTCGGACAAGCGGGCGATGCTCTTGGAACTCAAGCGCATCAATGGCTTTGATGTGACGGGCGGCGGTATACCGTATGAATCACTTCTAAAGCAGTATGAGGAAACGAAGGCGGCGCTTCGTCTGCCTGCAGGCGGCAGCATATTCGAGGTCGGCTGCGGTGCGGGAGCAAACCTCTGGCTCTTTCGACTCGATGGGTTCGCTGTCGGCGGTCTCGATTATTCGGAACAAATGATTGCTGTCTTGACAGATGTATTTCGTGGTGGGACACTGCGCGAAGCAGTCTGTGCGGAAGCGAGGCAGATGCCGCGGGAAGAGAAGTATGATGCGGTGTTTTCAACGTGTGTCTTTCACTACTTCCCCGATGAATCGTATGCACAAGAGGTCATGGAGGGGATGGTCGGAAAATCGCGCGGCAGAATCGCCATCATCGAGGTGCATGATGCTGAGAAGAAGGACGAGTTCTTCGCTTTCCGTCGTCAGATTGATCCGGAATATGATGTGCATTATCAAGGATTGGACAAACTCTTCTATCAGAAGAGTTTCTTTGAGGATTTTGCGGAGAAGCATGCTCTTCGGGTCTCGTTCGAGCCGGTGCAGGTGGAGGGCTATTGGAATGCGCCATTCCTCTATTCCGTGGTTTTTTCTCGCGAGGAAGTGCCGAAAGAATGAGTGGCAGCCAGAAGGAGGATGTCATGCAGGCGACGGAGTTTTTGGACATTTTGGGCGCAGATTTTTTCGTCGGCGTGCCCGACTCGCAGCTGCGCGCTCTTTGCGACGCCTTGATGGAGCGATACGGCAATCATGCGCCGCACGTCATCGCGGCGAACGAGGGGACGGCGGCGGGAATCGCGGCGGGGCATTATCTCGCGACGGGTCGCTCGCCGCTCGTCTATTTGCAGAACAGCGGTGAGGGCAACATCGTCAATGCGCTCGCGTCGCTGCTGCACGAGAAGGCGTACGCGATCCCGCTGATCTTCGTC is from Selenomonas sputigena ATCC 35185 and encodes:
- a CDS encoding class I SAM-dependent methyltransferase; the protein is MNRWQEIWNKRSAQLAGIDRSDKRAMLLELKRINGFDVTGGGIPYESLLKQYEETKAALRLPAGGSIFEVGCGAGANLWLFRLDGFAVGGLDYSEQMIAVLTDVFRGGTLREAVCAEARQMPREEKYDAVFSTCVFHYFPDESYAQEVMEGMVGKSRGRIAIIEVHDAEKKDEFFAFRRQIDPEYDVHYQGLDKLFYQKSFFEDFAEKHALRVSFEPVQVEGYWNAPFLYSVVFSREEVPKE